The Paenibacillus sp. MBLB1832 genome has a window encoding:
- the pabA gene encoding aminodeoxychorismate/anthranilate synthase component II, giving the protein MILVIDNYDSFTYNLVQYLGEIGEEIIVRRNDEIDLAGVEALKPDHILISPGPCTPNEAGISLSLIDHFKGIIPIFGVCLGHQSIGQAFGGDVIRAERLMHGKTSEIFHDGKTLFEGLPSPFIATRYHSLIVKKETLPDCLEISAETAEGEIMALRHKEYPIEGVQFHPESIITQHGHQMLRNFLARTAKAGA; this is encoded by the coding sequence TGATAATTATGATTCGTTTACGTACAACCTTGTTCAGTATTTAGGAGAAATCGGTGAGGAAATCATCGTGCGTCGCAATGACGAGATCGATTTGGCAGGTGTCGAGGCATTGAAGCCAGACCATATCTTGATTTCTCCAGGGCCTTGCACGCCGAATGAAGCGGGAATTAGCTTATCACTGATCGACCATTTTAAAGGGATTATCCCGATTTTCGGCGTTTGCCTGGGTCATCAATCCATTGGTCAAGCCTTCGGCGGCGATGTCATTCGCGCAGAGCGTTTGATGCACGGCAAAACCTCGGAAATTTTCCACGACGGCAAAACCTTATTTGAAGGACTACCGTCACCTTTTATCGCGACACGCTACCATTCTTTGATTGTCAAAAAAGAAACCTTACCAGATTGCTTGGAAATCAGCGCTGAAACTGCCGAAGGCGAGATTATGGCGCTGCGCCATAAAGAATATCCGATCGAAGGGGTACAATTCCACCCTGAATCGATCATTACCCAGCACGGTCACCAGATGCTTCGCAATTTCCTTGCCCGCACAGCTAAGGCAGGAGCGTAA
- the pabC gene encoding aminodeoxychorismate lyase, whose amino-acid sequence MIISVNGSLIEETQAVVSVYDHGFLYGIGLFETFRTYNRQPFLLTEHLRRLTDSCRELGMVYEPDLDKLGMQIEQLLEVNNLKDAYIRYSISAGVEALGLPSDNYAHPTEIIYIKSLPPRDARLYEQGKSLQLLKLPRNTPEGMYRFKSFHYMNNILAKRELQQYSWATGAEGLMLTEDGYVAEGIVSNLFFIKDGTVYTPSLDTGILPGITRAYILQLAQQLQLPAQEGLYRWEDLAQADEIFLVNSIQEIVPVTTLFTPTGQPHTVGAGLPGPQTYQFIERYAPTV is encoded by the coding sequence ATGATCATCTCCGTCAATGGAAGTCTAATTGAAGAAACACAAGCCGTGGTCTCTGTTTATGATCACGGTTTTCTTTACGGGATCGGGTTGTTCGAGACGTTCCGTACCTATAACCGACAACCATTCCTGCTCACCGAACATTTACGCCGTTTAACGGATAGCTGTCGTGAGCTTGGTATGGTATACGAGCCCGACCTCGATAAGCTCGGCATGCAAATTGAACAATTACTTGAGGTCAACAACCTTAAGGATGCCTATATCCGATATTCCATTTCCGCAGGCGTGGAAGCATTAGGGCTTCCCTCCGATAACTACGCGCACCCAACGGAAATCATCTATATCAAGTCCTTGCCTCCAAGGGATGCACGGTTGTACGAGCAAGGAAAGTCATTGCAGCTGCTCAAACTGCCACGCAATACGCCAGAAGGCATGTACCGATTCAAGTCCTTTCATTATATGAACAATATATTGGCCAAAAGAGAGCTGCAACAATATTCATGGGCAACTGGCGCCGAAGGCCTTATGCTGACCGAGGACGGCTACGTAGCCGAAGGGATTGTCAGCAATCTCTTTTTCATAAAAGACGGCACCGTCTACACGCCATCGCTGGATACAGGCATTTTACCTGGTATTACAAGGGCTTATATCTTGCAACTCGCGCAGCAATTGCAGCTGCCCGCACAAGAAGGTCTTTATCGCTGGGAAGACCTTGCCCAAGCAGATGAAATTTTTCTTGTGAACTCCATTCAAGAAATCGTGCCCGTCACGACGTTATTCACACCTACTGGACAACCCCATACTGTTGGGGCTGGTTTGCCAGGCCCACAAACTTATCAATTCATCGAGCGCTATGCGCCCACAGTGTAA
- the folP gene encoding dihydropteroate synthase produces the protein MNVLTCTGHQLPIGDRTIIMGILNVTPDSFSDGGSYARVQDAVRKAQQMVNEGADIIDIGGESTRPGAATVTLNEELQRVIPVIEAIRREIDIPISIDTYKAEVAKQALEAGAHIINDVWGGQADPEMTAVAANYDCPFIITHNRTSADYVEFLSDVKADLQRYANQAITAGVKPERIILDPGIGFAKSYGQNLMLLNNLRVLTDLGYPVLLGTSRKSVIGLTLGLPPEERLEGTASTVVLGIAQGCSIIRVHDIQPMKRLAVMTDAILRS, from the coding sequence ATGAACGTGTTAACCTGTACAGGACACCAACTGCCCATCGGTGATCGAACGATCATTATGGGCATATTAAACGTAACGCCAGACTCCTTTTCTGATGGAGGGAGCTATGCCCGCGTTCAAGATGCAGTTCGCAAAGCGCAGCAAATGGTCAACGAAGGCGCAGACATTATCGACATTGGCGGCGAATCGACAAGACCAGGCGCAGCGACAGTTACTCTAAATGAAGAACTTCAGCGCGTCATTCCTGTCATTGAGGCGATTCGACGTGAGATCGACATTCCAATCTCCATCGACACCTATAAAGCCGAAGTCGCGAAGCAAGCATTAGAAGCGGGAGCCCATATCATCAATGATGTATGGGGCGGCCAAGCCGATCCAGAGATGACGGCTGTGGCGGCGAACTATGACTGTCCGTTTATCATCACCCATAATCGTACTAGCGCCGACTATGTCGAGTTCCTCTCAGACGTCAAAGCTGACTTGCAACGTTATGCCAATCAAGCGATAACAGCGGGCGTTAAGCCAGAACGCATCATTCTTGATCCTGGGATCGGCTTCGCCAAATCCTATGGGCAGAATCTGATGCTCCTTAACAACCTGAGAGTCCTCACTGATCTCGGGTATCCAGTGTTGCTAGGCACTTCACGCAAAAGTGTCATCGGACTAACCCTAGGACTACCCCCTGAGGAACGCCTCGAAGGCACTGCATCGACGGTCGTGCTAGGCATTGCGCAGGGCTGCAGTATCATCAGGGTGCATGACATACAACCGATGAAGCGGCTGGCCGTGATGACAGATGCCATTTTACGCAGTTAA
- the folB gene encoding dihydroneopterin aldolase codes for MDKIILSRMQFFGNHGVFPEENTLGQRFYVDVELMLPLEQAGKTDDLNATVHYGEAFFLIKAIVEGRTYKLIEALAENIASELLHTYTSISEVTVRVIKPHPPFAVIFDGVTIEINRKRALQ; via the coding sequence ATGGATAAAATCATCCTCTCCCGCATGCAATTCTTCGGCAATCATGGCGTGTTTCCAGAGGAGAATACACTAGGCCAACGCTTTTACGTGGATGTCGAGCTTATGCTCCCTTTAGAACAGGCAGGCAAGACCGATGATTTAAACGCAACCGTCCACTACGGAGAAGCATTTTTCCTAATAAAAGCGATCGTAGAAGGGCGAACGTACAAATTAATCGAAGCCCTTGCAGAAAATATTGCATCCGAGCTCCTGCATACTTATACTAGTATCAGTGAAGTGACGGTTCGCGTTATCAAACCGCATCCGCCATTTGCCGTTATTTTTGACGGCGTGACTATAGAGATTAATCGAAAGCGGGCATTGCAATGA
- the folK gene encoding 2-amino-4-hydroxy-6-hydroxymethyldihydropteridine diphosphokinase, producing the protein MTAEDRERIIAYVALGSNIDNREYYLQSAIAALNEETGITVTGLSSIYETEPVGYVDQSAFLNMVIQIHTDLSPEVLLVTLLAIETRLGRTRDLRWGPRTIDLDLLIYGDHRLTTPDLIIPHPRMLERAFVLVPLSEVLFSRQDIAFESISAHLEKLEGKEGVILWKKAQ; encoded by the coding sequence ATGACAGCCGAAGATCGAGAACGCATCATCGCGTACGTCGCATTAGGATCCAACATTGATAATCGTGAATATTATTTGCAGAGTGCCATTGCAGCACTGAATGAGGAAACGGGCATCACGGTGACAGGTCTGTCCTCCATCTATGAAACCGAGCCTGTTGGCTACGTGGATCAATCTGCTTTTCTAAATATGGTTATTCAAATTCATACGGATTTATCGCCAGAAGTGTTATTGGTTACCTTGCTTGCCATCGAGACTCGTCTTGGTCGGACGCGTGATTTGCGTTGGGGACCGCGAACAATTGACTTGGATTTGCTTATTTATGGTGACCATCGGCTAACGACTCCCGACTTGATCATTCCGCATCCGCGGATGCTTGAGCGGGCTTTTGTGTTAGTCCCCCTCTCTGAGGTTCTCTTCTCGCGGCAGGACATTGCATTTGAATCCATCTCTGCACACTTGGAGAAACTGGAAGGAAAGGAAGGCGTCATTCTATGGAAAAAAGCTCAATAG
- a CDS encoding helix-turn-helix domain-containing protein, translating into MEKSSIAQRIRAFRKLKGYTQSELADLLGVSIAILGAIERGTRKPDTKMIQQISQVLNIEPEELVAIVAR; encoded by the coding sequence ATGGAAAAAAGCTCAATAGCACAGCGCATCCGCGCTTTTCGCAAATTAAAGGGGTACACCCAGAGTGAATTGGCTGATTTATTAGGCGTATCGATTGCTATTTTAGGCGCGATTGAACGAGGAACACGTAAACCAGACACCAAAATGATTCAACAAATTTCGCAAGTACTTAACATAGAGCCCGAAGAACTAGTCGCAATCGTTGCGAGATGA
- the dusB gene encoding tRNA dihydrouridine synthase DusB, whose product MLKIGNVEAPNKVVLAPMAGVCNPAFRLIAKEFGTGLVCAEMVSDKAIVHGNSRSMEMLYVDDREKPLSLQIFGGDTETLVQAAKIVDQHTNADIIDINMGCPVPKIVKCDAGARWLLQPDKIEEMISTVVAAVSKPVTVKMRIGWDSDHIFAVENAKAVERGGGSAVSVHGRTREQLYTGKADWNIIRDVKQALSIPVIGNGDVVTPEDAKRMLDQTGVDGVMIGRGALGNPWMLYRTVQYLENGELPPEPTPEEKIRIAILHMDRLIALRGEHIAVKEMRKHMAWYLKGLQGAARVKDVIMESVKRDEMVRTLHDYVEHLATNSVSSTTEESAILH is encoded by the coding sequence ATGTTGAAAATAGGGAATGTCGAAGCTCCCAATAAAGTCGTTCTCGCCCCGATGGCGGGTGTTTGTAACCCGGCTTTCCGTTTGATCGCCAAAGAATTTGGTACAGGCTTGGTCTGTGCCGAAATGGTCAGTGATAAAGCGATCGTTCACGGTAACTCGCGTTCGATGGAAATGCTGTATGTCGATGACCGTGAGAAGCCGTTAAGTCTGCAAATTTTCGGCGGGGATACGGAGACGTTGGTTCAAGCGGCGAAAATTGTGGATCAGCACACGAATGCCGATATCATCGATATCAACATGGGGTGCCCAGTACCCAAAATCGTGAAGTGTGATGCCGGGGCAAGATGGCTGTTGCAACCAGATAAAATCGAAGAAATGATATCCACAGTCGTCGCAGCGGTTAGTAAGCCAGTCACTGTTAAGATGCGCATTGGCTGGGATTCCGATCATATTTTCGCGGTCGAAAATGCGAAAGCTGTCGAAAGAGGCGGCGGCAGTGCCGTAAGTGTGCACGGTCGTACGCGTGAGCAGCTGTATACGGGCAAGGCTGATTGGAATATCATTCGGGATGTGAAGCAAGCTCTTTCGATACCCGTTATCGGAAATGGCGATGTTGTCACACCAGAGGATGCCAAACGTATGCTAGACCAAACGGGTGTTGACGGTGTTATGATCGGTCGCGGAGCACTAGGCAACCCGTGGATGTTGTATCGTACGGTTCAATATTTGGAGAACGGCGAATTGCCGCCAGAACCGACACCAGAGGAGAAAATTCGCATCGCGATTTTGCACATGGACCGGTTAATTGCTCTGAGAGGCGAGCACATTGCAGTGAAAGAGATGCGCAAACACATGGCATGGTATCTCAAAGGTTTGCAAGGCGCAGCCCGTGTGAAAGATGTCATCATGGAGAGCGTGAAGCGGGATGAAATGGTCCGTACGCTGCATGACTATGTGGAGCATCTTGCCACGAATTCCGTCTCTTCGACAACAGAAGAATCCGCTATCCTGCATTAA
- the greA gene encoding transcription elongation factor GreA yields the protein MAEKEVILTPVGLRKLEDELEHLKSVKRREVAERIKVAIGYGDISENSEYEDAKNEQAFIEGRIITLEKMLRNARIINNDDVDINTVSVGSIVTLKDLEYGDLVEYNIVGSAESDPLQNKISNESPVGKAILGKQKGTNVDVVVPAGVIQYQIVDIKK from the coding sequence ATGGCTGAAAAAGAGGTCATTCTTACACCAGTAGGGCTACGGAAACTAGAGGATGAGCTTGAACATCTGAAATCCGTGAAACGCCGAGAAGTCGCGGAAAGAATTAAGGTTGCCATTGGGTATGGCGATATCAGTGAGAATTCCGAGTACGAAGACGCGAAGAACGAGCAAGCTTTTATTGAAGGAAGAATCATTACTCTAGAAAAAATGCTGCGTAATGCGCGGATTATTAATAACGATGACGTTGATATCAACACGGTAAGTGTGGGTTCGATCGTGACATTGAAAGACTTGGAATACGGCGACTTGGTCGAGTACAACATCGTTGGTTCAGCGGAATCTGATCCGTTACAGAATAAGATTTCCAATGAAAGCCCTGTGGGTAAAGCTATTCTTGGCAAGCAAAAGGGCACCAACGTCGATGTTGTCGTTCCTGCTGGCGTCATTCAGTATCAAATTGTTGATATTAAAAAGTAG
- the lysS gene encoding lysine--tRNA ligase: MSQELELNELLVIRRNKLDELRSLGVDPFGSKFVRTHSAKDILTAYQETSKEVLDEANIVVRIAGRIMQKRSMGKASFAHLQDITGKIQIYVREDALDANKYQAFDILDLGDMVGVEGVVFKTKTGETSIKVKALEVLTKSLLPLPDKFHGLSDVELRYRQRYVDLIMSPDVQQTFILRSKIIQSMRRYLDSLGYLEVETPTLHSVAGGASARPFNTHHNALDMQLHMRIAIELHLKRLIVGGLEKVYEIGRVYRNEGISTRHNPEFTMIELYEAYADYKDIMKLTEELVAHIAQEVLGTTTIPYGDHEVNLAVGWRRVSMVDAIKEVTGVDFSVHMTNEQAHGLAKEHKVSVEPHMTFGHIVNQFFETFVEETLIQPTFIYGHPLEISPLAKKNPEDPRFTDRFELFIVAREHANAFTELNDPIDQRERFEAQLREKEQGNDEAHEMDEDFIRALEYGMPPTGGLGIGIDRLVMLLTNAPSIRDVLLFPLMRERQGE, encoded by the coding sequence ATGAGCCAGGAATTAGAATTAAATGAATTGCTCGTAATCCGACGCAATAAATTGGACGAGCTTCGCAGTTTAGGTGTTGATCCATTCGGAAGCAAATTTGTAAGAACGCATTCGGCGAAAGACATTCTTACAGCGTACCAAGAAACGAGCAAAGAAGTGCTGGATGAAGCGAACATTGTCGTTCGTATTGCAGGCCGTATTATGCAGAAGAGAAGCATGGGTAAAGCGAGCTTTGCACATCTGCAAGATATCACAGGTAAAATTCAAATCTACGTGCGGGAAGACGCCCTGGATGCGAACAAATACCAAGCGTTTGATATTCTCGATCTAGGCGATATGGTAGGTGTGGAAGGTGTCGTTTTCAAAACGAAAACCGGTGAGACCTCGATCAAAGTGAAGGCTCTTGAGGTTTTGACCAAATCCTTGCTGCCGCTTCCGGACAAATTCCATGGTCTTAGCGATGTGGAGCTGCGCTACCGTCAACGCTATGTAGACTTGATTATGAGTCCCGATGTCCAACAGACGTTTATTCTTCGTTCCAAAATCATTCAATCCATGCGCCGTTACCTGGACTCTTTAGGCTATCTAGAGGTGGAAACACCGACGCTTCATTCTGTGGCGGGTGGGGCTTCTGCGCGTCCGTTTAACACGCACCATAATGCGCTGGATATGCAACTTCATATGCGTATTGCGATCGAGCTGCACTTGAAACGTCTCATCGTGGGCGGGCTTGAGAAGGTATACGAAATCGGCCGTGTTTACCGTAATGAAGGTATTTCAACGCGTCACAATCCAGAATTCACAATGATTGAGTTGTACGAGGCTTATGCGGACTACAAGGATATTATGAAGCTGACAGAAGAGCTTGTTGCGCATATCGCGCAAGAGGTGCTTGGAACAACAACGATTCCTTATGGTGACCATGAAGTGAATTTGGCTGTGGGCTGGAGACGTGTCTCAATGGTAGATGCGATTAAGGAAGTTACAGGTGTAGATTTTAGCGTCCATATGACCAATGAGCAGGCACATGGTTTGGCCAAAGAACACAAGGTGTCTGTCGAGCCGCACATGACCTTTGGACACATCGTGAACCAGTTCTTCGAGACGTTTGTTGAAGAGACGTTAATTCAGCCTACATTCATTTACGGACACCCATTAGAGATTTCTCCTCTTGCTAAAAAGAACCCGGAAGATCCGCGCTTCACGGATCGTTTCGAGCTCTTTATCGTGGCGCGTGAACACGCGAATGCATTTACAGAGCTGAATGATCCGATCGATCAAAGAGAGCGCTTCGAGGCTCAGCTGCGTGAGAAAGAGCAGGGCAATGATGAAGCGCATGAAATGGATGAAGATTTTATTCGCGCTCTTGAATACGGAATGCCGCCTACTGGTGGTTTAGGTATAGGGATCGATCGTTTGGTTATGCTATTGACGAATGCACCGTCGATCCGAGATGTCTTATTATTCCCATTGATGCGTGAACGCCAAGGCGAGTAA
- a CDS encoding MTH1187 family thiamine-binding protein: protein MAIAEFTIIPIGTATTSLSSYVADLHKELARHTDIRFEMTAMGTILEGPLDRLFEVIRSVHEVPFMNGAARVSTSIKIDDRRDKSASIEQKMQSVASKL, encoded by the coding sequence ATGGCTATTGCTGAATTCACCATCATTCCCATCGGTACAGCAACAACAAGTCTCAGCAGCTATGTTGCTGACTTACATAAAGAATTAGCGCGGCATACGGATATCCGCTTTGAAATGACTGCCATGGGCACCATTCTGGAAGGCCCATTGGACCGACTATTTGAGGTCATCCGCAGCGTCCATGAGGTTCCCTTCATGAACGGCGCTGCTCGAGTCTCGACCTCCATCAAAATCGACGATCGGCGCGATAAGAGCGCCTCGATCGAGCAAAAGATGCAATCGGTTGCATCTAAGCTGTGA
- a CDS encoding GMC family oxidoreductase — translation MKWRNENEIVDIVIVGAGAAGGVLAKELSEAGLGVVVLDAGPWRDPLRDFASDELSMQTLRWEDTRLVEADPSFISGHHQSGKGIGGGTQNFTGVFLRFHESDFKTKAIDGVGEDWPFHYKDLEPYYTKIEHEASVSGPKHFPWGNFHGPYPYPAHESLSQNAILFQKGCKSLGIQSALTPLAILSEPAEGRPACINRGFCLQGCMPQAKFSTLSVHIPKAVQAGAEILAECRVIQIEVDCYGHVCGVLFVHHGTTYRQRAKTVILCAHAVETPRLLLHSATPAFPDGLANSSGWVGRAIMTHSSHDVYAKFEQEVRLYKGIPVLASTQDFYETDPRRGFVRGYTLHAHGSRPIEMAEGIRKATHAPMWGTSFRQTMQDYNFYGRLKMVGEVLPDWHNHVSLSDEKDEWGMPIASLSFHYSDNDLRLIDHAVDYMSMILRAAGGENPYVVPDTQHLMGGCRMGNDPSTSVVNSYGQSHDIPNLFICDASIFVTSSGGNPTLTVMALAARTADYIIDLASS, via the coding sequence ATGAAATGGCGCAATGAAAATGAAATAGTTGATATTGTTATCGTTGGGGCAGGTGCAGCTGGCGGAGTTTTAGCAAAAGAGTTAAGCGAAGCTGGTCTTGGCGTGGTTGTTCTCGATGCCGGCCCTTGGCGCGATCCTCTGCGTGATTTTGCCAGTGATGAATTAAGCATGCAAACCTTAAGATGGGAGGACACACGGCTGGTGGAGGCCGATCCATCGTTTATCTCAGGACATCATCAATCAGGGAAAGGAATTGGCGGAGGTACACAGAACTTCACAGGCGTTTTCCTACGGTTCCATGAGTCTGATTTCAAAACAAAAGCCATCGATGGTGTAGGCGAAGATTGGCCCTTTCATTATAAGGACCTTGAACCTTATTACACGAAAATCGAACACGAAGCATCCGTTTCTGGACCCAAACATTTCCCATGGGGGAATTTCCATGGTCCTTATCCTTACCCAGCCCACGAGAGCTTAAGCCAGAACGCTATTTTGTTTCAAAAAGGCTGCAAATCGCTCGGTATTCAATCCGCCCTGACACCATTGGCCATCCTTTCCGAACCTGCTGAAGGCCGACCCGCTTGCATAAATCGTGGATTCTGCCTCCAGGGTTGCATGCCGCAGGCCAAATTTAGTACGCTCAGCGTTCACATCCCTAAAGCCGTTCAAGCTGGCGCCGAAATCCTTGCGGAATGCAGAGTCATTCAAATCGAAGTAGATTGCTATGGACATGTGTGCGGTGTTCTCTTTGTCCACCACGGGACAACCTATCGACAGCGTGCCAAGACCGTCATACTCTGTGCACATGCGGTAGAAACACCACGACTGCTCCTTCACTCCGCGACACCAGCGTTCCCAGATGGATTAGCCAATTCCAGCGGTTGGGTAGGACGAGCTATCATGACCCATAGCAGTCACGACGTCTATGCGAAATTCGAGCAAGAGGTTCGCCTGTACAAGGGCATTCCTGTTCTCGCGTCCACACAAGACTTCTACGAAACGGATCCACGAAGAGGCTTCGTCCGCGGCTACACCCTGCATGCCCATGGCTCGAGGCCGATCGAGATGGCCGAAGGAATTCGCAAAGCAACGCATGCCCCTATGTGGGGTACTTCCTTCCGGCAAACCATGCAGGACTACAATTTCTATGGTCGCTTGAAAATGGTAGGAGAAGTGCTTCCCGACTGGCATAATCACGTATCGCTTTCAGATGAAAAAGATGAGTGGGGCATGCCAATTGCCTCCCTCTCGTTCCATTACAGCGACAACGATCTCAGACTCATCGATCACGCCGTTGATTACATGAGCATGATTCTTCGTGCCGCGGGCGGTGAAAATCCCTATGTCGTACCTGACACCCAACATTTGATGGGCGGATGCCGGATGGGCAATGACCCGTCCACCTCAGTGGTCAACTCGTATGGTCAGAGTCATGACATCCCCAATTTGTTCATCTGCGATGCCAGTATTTTCGTAACCTCCAGTGGTGGCAATCCCACACTGACGGTCATGGCTCTAGCCGCTCGCACTGCAGATTACATCATTGACCTTGCGAGCTCCTAA
- a CDS encoding gluconate 2-dehydrogenase subunit 3 family protein, giving the protein MSDHNHYPSFDIMEGFTEWDKHTQSIIKTRMHREHALSSLTAIEAENLRAWCSLLMDDHRGEVIQFIIHHIDHKLTDHRGEGYQLVGMPGLREFISRGLKAIDETGWYQNSQPFFQLREDMQRNIMLQIHDGSYPTTKNWEGISQKLLFDKLHQLSIEAYYAHPLIWSEIGFGGPAYPRGYSLQEPDQLETWEAVKRS; this is encoded by the coding sequence ATGAGTGATCATAACCATTATCCAAGCTTTGACATCATGGAGGGCTTTACCGAGTGGGATAAACATACCCAATCCATTATAAAAACACGTATGCATCGCGAGCATGCCTTGAGCTCCTTGACCGCAATTGAAGCTGAGAACTTGCGGGCTTGGTGCTCCTTGCTCATGGACGATCATCGAGGTGAAGTTATTCAATTTATCATTCATCATATCGACCACAAATTAACGGACCATCGCGGCGAGGGCTATCAGCTGGTAGGTATGCCTGGCCTTCGTGAATTCATAAGCCGAGGACTTAAAGCTATTGATGAAACAGGCTGGTATCAGAACAGTCAGCCTTTCTTTCAATTAAGAGAAGATATGCAACGCAACATCATGCTGCAAATTCATGATGGAAGTTATCCGACTACGAAAAATTGGGAAGGAATATCTCAAAAATTATTGTTCGACAAGCTCCACCAACTCAGTATTGAAGCTTACTATGCACATCCGCTCATTTGGTCTGAAATTGGGTTTGGCGGGCCTGCCTATCCTAGGGGGTATTCTTTACAAGAACCAGACCAACTCGAAACCTGGGAGGCTGTGAAACGATCATGA
- a CDS encoding C40 family peptidase: MIKRFARRALGLTAAITIALSATTAVSAYAANDDMDAVSLAKKMIGVDYTKSDETPSAGFDSSGLIYYVYGTLNYTVPRTLSGQFNMKSTKIRKIDKAEPGDLLFFGSGTKPTFAGIYIGSGKIVMASKSKDEVVTRNVSELKGRFIGGRSILNAKDRLKAELILTAQKYLGTPYVFGAKYGQTKTMDCSSFTKTVFAEYGITLPRVSRDQAKEGVYVSKSNLQTGDLVFFTTVDSGKNIGHVGIYVGDGMMIHTYGEGGVKYTSINKEWWADHYVTARRILK, translated from the coding sequence ATGATAAAGAGATTTGCTCGACGTGCCTTAGGACTGACAGCTGCTATTACAATTGCATTATCAGCAACAACGGCAGTTTCTGCCTATGCTGCAAATGATGATATGGATGCCGTCTCTCTAGCGAAAAAGATGATTGGTGTCGATTATACGAAAAGTGATGAAACGCCATCTGCAGGATTTGACTCCTCAGGTCTCATCTATTACGTTTATGGAACATTAAATTATACGGTGCCTAGAACGTTGAGCGGACAATTTAACATGAAATCCACGAAAATTAGAAAAATAGATAAGGCAGAGCCAGGCGATCTGCTATTCTTTGGCAGTGGCACGAAGCCGACGTTTGCTGGGATTTATATCGGTTCAGGAAAGATAGTCATGGCCTCCAAGAGCAAAGATGAAGTCGTTACACGCAATGTGAGTGAACTGAAAGGCAGGTTTATTGGGGGAAGAAGCATTCTAAATGCGAAAGATCGTTTGAAAGCTGAACTCATTCTAACCGCGCAGAAGTACTTAGGGACTCCTTATGTATTCGGTGCAAAATATGGACAAACAAAAACGATGGATTGCTCCTCGTTTACGAAGACGGTATTTGCTGAGTACGGGATCACGCTGCCGCGTGTATCGCGCGACCAAGCAAAGGAAGGTGTGTACGTTAGCAAGAGCAACTTGCAAACGGGTGATCTCGTCTTTTTTACAACGGTAGATTCAGGTAAAAATATTGGGCATGTGGGCATCTATGTCGGTGATGGCATGATGATTCATACGTACGGTGAAGGCGGAGTTAAATATACGTCGATTAATAAAGAATGGTGGGCAGACCACTATGTAACGGCTCGACGTATTCTGAAATAA